A genomic segment from Methanobrevibacter oralis encodes:
- a CDS encoding DUF4012 domain-containing protein, producing MNRRKKLIIAILVVILIGLLIIIAGSLFFTSNSELATGNKTILVCAIDESEERPGMGACDMAFLVSLENGSIVNYTAVYPGGMYHPTASEPQEAQAQGAGSRLLLHDSFWDADNSKGMQLAKEIVEYNTNITIDNVVAVNSEALDAILAAASPVEVNGTQMNVSGIDFIREQDWGNGVSRGDAVLEIVKAVAKSAKDPVKKSGMVNAALDQYSKGNIVMDEQSAFVSLLASKGVETLFG from the coding sequence ATGAATAGGAGAAAAAAACTAATTATTGCAATATTAGTAGTTATTTTAATAGGATTACTCATAATAATTGCAGGTTCATTATTCTTTACATCTAACTCTGAATTAGCTACTGGAAATAAAACTATTTTAGTATGTGCTATTGATGAAAGTGAAGAAAGACCTGGCATGGGTGCATGTGATATGGCGTTTCTTGTTTCATTAGAAAATGGATCTATTGTTAATTATACTGCAGTTTATCCTGGTGGAATGTACCATCCAACTGCTTCAGAGCCTCAAGAAGCCCAAGCACAAGGCGCTGGATCACGATTGTTACTTCATGATTCATTTTGGGATGCTGATAATTCAAAGGGAATGCAACTAGCTAAAGAAATTGTAGAATACAATACAAACATTACAATAGACAATGTTGTTGCAGTTAACAGTGAAGCTTTAGATGCAATCCTAGCTGCTGCATCACCCGTTGAAGTTAACGGGACTCAGATGAATGTAAGTGGTATTGACTTTATTCGTGAGCAAGACTGGGGTAATGGAGTTTCTAGAGGTGATGCTGTATTAGAAATTGTTAAAGCCGTGGCTAAATCTGCTAAAGATCCAGTTAAAAAATCAGGAATGGTTAATGCTGCACTTGATCAATACTCCAAAGGAAACATTGTTATGGATGAACAAAGTGCTTTTGTTAGTTTATTAGCATCTAAAGGAGTTGAAACCTTATTTGGTTAA
- a CDS encoding helix-turn-helix domain-containing protein: MSRNAYINKDISLSKIHEVKADLKHYIEFYEKITFIEDIYAGETVKYAIEKRGKTIPTGHAWLKAWNEEGFDGLLRKKGSGRKTKLTENQFKQLKENIIKKQLTSVREVKHEITKEFGVIYSDRQIRRIMKKLGFEYGKPYVIPAKAPENASKQLKKHRKNRFKKKTF; encoded by the coding sequence ATGAGTAGAAATGCTTATATTAATAAAGATATCTCACTTTCTAAAATTCATGAAGTTAAAGCTGATTTAAAGCATTACATAGAATTTTATGAGAAAATAACATTTATTGAAGATATATATGCTGGTGAAACAGTAAAATATGCTATAGAGAAACGTGGAAAAACAATTCCAACTGGTCATGCATGGTTAAAAGCTTGGAATGAGGAAGGATTTGATGGATTACTCAGAAAAAAAGGATCTGGACGAAAAACAAAATTAACTGAAAATCAATTCAAACAACTAAAAGAAAACATTATAAAAAAACAATTAACAAGTGTTCGTGAAGTAAAACATGAAATAACCAAAGAATTTGGTGTAATTTATAGTGATAGACAAATTCGACGCATTATGAAAAAATTAGGCTTTGAATATGGAAAACCTTATGTCATACCTGCAAAAGCTCCAGAAAATGCCTCAAAACAGTTAAAAAAACACAGAAAAAATAGATTTAAAAAAAAGACATTTTAA